The nucleotide sequence TGTATACCAGGTAAGCATGGGCAaacctcttcccctccctgggcccccagTGCCTATGAAACAGCAGCAATCATTCCTGTTAGCCTATCCCACCTTGCCCTAATTCGGGTCTGAAGCTTCCTGGAAGGGAGGAGCTTCTCCTAAGCTTTTCTACCCCAACTGTGGCAGCCGGGCTGTTCCTGAGACAGGACTCAGCATTTGGGGAGACTTTGGCACCCTATCCGAATGGGAAGAGTGTGCAACAGAGTCTGGGCCCAGGAATCTCCCATTTCCCAGCTTGGGCTCTGCTGTAGTTGTGACCCCCTCCCATAAGGAGGCCCGAACAGCCCACAACTCCCATACTTacaaagatgaggaaattgaagaggATCATCATGGTCTTAATGAAGCTGAAACACTGCATGGTGGCTCCTGGGAGGTGGACAAGTGGGAGTTAGGGAGACCTGCTGCCCACCTCTGCTACTACCTGGGCCGGCCCCTGCACTGGGAACCTGCCATACCTGATTCCAGCATCCAGGACCCCTAAATCACCCCGTTTCCCCTACATCTAGCCTCTGACCCCCCAGGGCTTCTCCAAAGTCCTATCCTGACACCCCTGCCTCTCTGTAGGGCCCAGGCCCTCTCCCAGCACCCGACACTGGGATACTGATCCCCCAGCTCTCTCCACAGGCACCCCAAGCCCAACTCCCTCACCATAGGTCACTCCATGCCCTTCCCTGGCCCCGATATATTCTGGACCTCTCCATCAAACCAACCCTAGGCTCTCGGGACCCTCCCCCACTGGCCTTCCAGTTTCCCAAACCCTTTTCCAGGTTGATTTTACTTCGCAGGATGATCTCAATCCTGTGCCATCACCTGTTCAGGGCTCTTGGTAGTTCTGAAGGCAGACTCTGCTGAGGCTCCAGAGAGGACAGCTTACGCCAGGGATTTGCCACTCCAGTGAGCAGGCAGTGAGACAGGGCTGGCTCTCCCGCTCCACCGCTCACCTGCAGGCGGGGCAGCCCTTTTAAAGTCCTGGGCTCACCTTCCCGCCCGCCCAACCCCACAGCCAGCCAGCCTCTTCCTtccctgctgccccctgctgccTGGAGATCTGTCCCCATAGCCACCAGAGTCGCAGTCCTCATGGTCATCGGCCTGGCAACGCCAACCACAGCAACACCCTTCCTGATCcgaagcagaaagagaagtccGAGGGTAAACAAGTGGGTCCCAGAGCCTCGCGCGCCCTTGACCACAGAGGCGCTGGCCTGAGGACCCATTCCTCCATACCCTGTGCACTCCAGGGCCCAGTCATCTGCCCAAGCAGCCGTCTATGGAGGCACCCACAGATCCCCACACAAACACCTAGCCGTGCCCATGAGTGAACAGGCACGTGCGTCACACACACTCTGCGCCGCGTGTGGACTGACTCCCAGCAACTGAGAAACCACAAAGCAACCTCGGAGGGACATACCTAAAGTCTGTCTCCcagtctttgtctttgtctctctcacactctctcacacTCAAGTGCACACACACTTACAAGGAAATGACCCAAGTTTAGCAGCTTCTACCCCCTTCTCTGAGGAGCAAATGACTTCTGGTCCTTTTCTCTCTACAGAAtctcaatttccccatctttctcctcccttcctctttcctccttacccatctccctccccaggcTTTGCTTCCCATCCAGTGTTCTTAGCAGGAACAGAAGAAAGCAACCTTTCTGCCAGCAGGTGGCGCCATGATCCCACAAAAGCATCACCCCCCACTTGTTAGACTCCGCAGTCCCAGTGTGAACCCTTCAAAGGCTTCACTTGGACCCCTGCCTGTCTCTTTTCACTGCCGATCCTCCTTTCCACTCCAGTGTTCCGGATATCGAGGTGCTGGGGAAGTTCTGGCTTTGGAGTCATTCAGACCAGGTACTTCCATGTTACTTCTGTTGCTGCTTAGCTGTGCGACCTGGGGCGCATGATTTTAAGCTTAGGCTGGTTTATATGAGAATAGTTATAGggatcttaaagattttatttatttatttgacagagagagagctcacaagtaggcagagaggccggcagtgagggggaatcaggctcccggctgagcagagagcctgatgcgggcctcagtcccaggaccctgagatcactacctgagcagaaggcagaggtttaacccactgagccacccaggcgccctatagggattttaaataagattttactttatttttaaaaaagattttatttatttatttgacagagagagagatcacactgagccacccaggcaccccttaaataaGACCGTAAATAAGATTTTCTCTGGGACAAACAGGAATGACCACAGTGGGAAGGTCAGAGTGTGGAGAGTCAGAGCCAGAGGGGGTGTGAGATGGATGAagtggactttaaaaaaaatttagaggtgcctgggtggctcagtcgttaagcgtctgccttcagctcaggtcatgatcccagggtcctgggattgagccctgcgtcaggctccctgctccgcagaagcctgcttctccctctccagctgtctctctctctgtcaaataaaaaaaaaaatcttaattttttttttttttttaatttaggggcacctgggtgtctcagtcattaagtgtctgccttcggctcaggtcatgatcccggggtcctcggatctagccccgaattgggctccctgctcagcggggagcctgcttctccctttcccactccccttgcttatgttctctctcttccaaTGTCTctattctgtcaaataaataaaatcttttttttttttaaagatttttatttatttatttgacagaaatcacaagtaggcagagaggcaggcagaaggggtgggagggggaagtaggctccccgctgagcagagagccagatgcggggctggatcccaggactccgggatcacgaccaagctgaaggcaaaggcctaacccactgagccacccaggcgccccaaataaataaaatcttttaaaaaaatttttttaatgtaaatatagttGACActaatttttgtggttttttaaaagattttatttatttatttgacagagacagtgagagagggaatacaagtgaggcagagggaaagggagaagcaggcttcccactaagtggggagcctgacacagggctctatctcaggaccctgggatcatgacctgagccaaaggcagatcatgacctgagccaaaggcagatgcccaatgactgagccacccaggcacccctaatttttgtttttctatagtgGGAGGAAACAGCTGAAGAAACTGGAGAGAAGGGGCCAATAACACTAATATCTGTGTAGatcatattttaaatgcattacatACATGGTTATTTTCCCCCTTGTCACAACAATCCTGTAAGAtagattctcttttctcccctttttaaATATGGGGAAACATAGGCACAGGAAGGTTAAGTACTTCCCATGatcacacagcttgtaagtggcagatccaggattCACCCCTAGTCGGTCTGGTGCCAGAGTCTCTACCTTAACCACCAAGCAGACTGTCTATAGTGATGGAATCTCTACGTGAGGAGGAGCAGACTTCCAGAAAGAACAGGAGAGGAGGCCTTGGTCTGGGACTTGAGGAAGAAAATGGACAAGGCCAAGTGGGTTTATAGGTGCAGTAGCTAGAAGTTGATGGGAGCAAGGACCATTTTCTAAGACTGAGGATAGCAATAGAAGATGGAAGGGGTGTGAGGACTTTTAGGGTGGTGCTAAGGACCCCAAAGTCTCCTAGCAAGTTCCTACAGGAGCAGAGAAGatggaggctgggaaggagggCTGGAGGTGGAGtaagagggcagagagagggggcggaTGTCCACCACTCCACAACAACTCAGTGCAAGGCCTGGCAGAACCACTGACATTCCTGTCTGCTATAAGAAAGGGTTGACACAACTTACATTGCCCTAAGGACCTAGGTGTTCCTCCAGCCACActaattcatggctttctctttcccctcaggAAGAATGGGAGCCAGGTCATCTCCATCTAtgaccccagcacccagcacataTGAAGTTGTTAGCGAACAATTCCTGAaggattgaatgaataaatgagtgcaGAACAACAAGAGTTAAATGTCTGGGCTTTGGACTGTAGCCATCAGGGATTGGAACCCCTGCCTGCCCTTTATTGTGCTACCTCACCtaactgagcctcagtttccttatataGCCGATCATTATTCATGGCTTCCATATCTGTGAACTGACCTACTCGCTagaatttatttgtaaccccaCGCCAACCTTCATGTCACATTTGCGGTCACTCACAGACATTCGCAGAGCTGCAAAAATGTTGAGCTGCCTCCTTCCCATGTTCTCAGCGGAAGCTGAATAGGAGggttctctgcctccttgtttgACCTCTTAGAATATATAcctgtttggggcgcctgggtggctcagtgggttaaagcctctgcctttggcttaggtcatgatcccagggtcctgggatcgagccccgcatcaggctctctgctccgcagggagcctgcttcctcctctctctctctctctctgcctgcttctctgcctacttgtgatctctgtctgtcacataaataaataaaatattaaaaaaaaaaagaatatatacctGTTCTTCTTGTGGTCCATTCAGTgtcatattttccccatttttgtgCTTGTGGTGGTGATTTGCTATTTATTGAATAATGCTGAAGTGCTATCTAGTGTCTCTGAGCACAAGAAGGCTGCAATGGGCCTTGTAGCCGATGTGACCAGAGGCTGGTAGGAACATAACCCTGTAGGAGCGTTGGCTCCATTTGCTAATGTGCTATTTGTGGTGGGGACTTCATTAGACTAGGACTACTGTGAATAATGAGAACTGACTGTATATGAAATAGGAATAATGATAGAGTGTCCTTGTAAGGTTGTTGTGGGATTAGTGAGAGTGTTCATAAAGTACTGGGTGCTCTTTGGCACCACAGTAAATGCTTAAGAAACGTTGTTAATATTGTCAATGTGGGTAAATGAGAAAGCCAGGGAGTAATTTTCCCCTCCTCAGAGTTCCTTTTCCCTAGGGGCCAAGCTGAGGTTTTTCTGGCCCTTGGGCTGGACCCATGGAGACCACTGTGACCCATGGGGTGGGGCGGGAGCCCAGGACCTATAAAAAAGAGCACCGCCCTTATGTGGACTCTATGTCATAGAGGCTGCAGCTGCCCTGTCCAGGCGCACCCTCAGGCACACTACAGAAGCTTCCTGTGCCCATGGGGCCTTCTCAGCCTGTCCGTGCCCCTCGGCCCCGGGGCCTAAGCTCCCCCTACCACAGGCCAAGGCTAGGCTGGCCTCGGCCTCGATTTCCCAAGATGTTCAAGTGTAGCCGCAGAAGGTACCGGCTGAAACCCCAAGGCCCAGCTGCCACCCCTGCAGCCACCAATCCTGCCATTGTGGCCACAGATATCAACAACactcctaccaccaccaccagtgTGTGGATCCTTCCGCCACAAGGTTAGCCAAGGGCCTCCTGGCGGGATGGGGGTTGGGAAAACCAGGGCCATTCGTTTCCCCCCCCCCCGTCTTAGCCCTGCAGAGGCACTTTAGGGGGGCATGCCCTGTGTGAAATACCACCCCCAAAGTATGGTGGGGTCCCGATGGCAGATGTCCTAAAGACTGAGAGCCTTAATGGAGGGTGTATTGGCTGAGAGAGGAGGGCCTGGGGAACTGTGACTCTAAGAACAGTGGAACTTCCAGGACTGCTCTCTTCCTCacactcttccctctcctttctctcctcagtTCTCAGACACCTCTGTCAACCTGGCAGCTTTCTGATCTTCTAGAAATGTCCAGAAACTAGTCCAGAAGCTTGGCTGGCTCCAGACCTGCATCTCCTAGGGGCCATGGGTGGTTAACAGCAGGCAAATACAATCATTTCTGTTCCAGCTGCTTACTCCACTGGAAGGTGTTTCCAGACAACTATGCTGGGTAGGAGGGTGGGTTTGGGGCTGAATGCTCCCAGGGACAGGCTTCAGTGAGGACAGCTGGGATCACAGTTAGACAATGGAAGGACAGGACAAGGTCAGCAACGCACACCATTTCTCAATGCACGCCTCAGCTTTTGGTCAGCCCCATGAGGTAGGGGGCATTTCCCCACACTGCACAGGGAAAAGGGTTTCCACAGACATTTTGGAAGTTATGGGGAGGAGTCCTTGAGGAGGGAGGTAGAGGCATGGATCAGGCAGGGACCAGAAGAGGGCTTGAGTCTAATTCCAGGAGTGCTTCAGTGTGAGCTGTATGTGGCTCTGTGGCTGTGGTGGTCAGTGTGCGGATGTAgtcgggggtgtgtgtgtgtgtgtgaggccaGGACAATGGGAGTGTGAGTGGACGTGTGGGTGTGCCTCCATGCATCATCGAGGTGTGTTTGTTAGGGTATGCGAGTGCGGGAGGGAGGCATCCCTGAGAGGAATGAAGGTCAGGAATGGGGTGTGGGCAGCCTGAGGCAGGAGAGGGTTGCTTCTGGGGA is from Meles meles chromosome 1, mMelMel3.1 paternal haplotype, whole genome shotgun sequence and encodes:
- the P3R3URF gene encoding PIK3R3 upstream open reading frame protein; protein product: MGPSQPVRAPRPRGLSSPYHRPRLGWPRPRFPKMFKCSRRRYRLKPQGPAATPAATNPAIVATDINNTPTTTTSVWILPPQVLRHLCQPGSFLIF